The Shewanella zhangzhouensis genome has a window encoding:
- a CDS encoding YciI family protein, which translates to MGLQKTRLVKSSVYLLSAAAVAIAMNLATPLASLAEYDEALAAKVGADEYGMKSYVMAFLKKGPNRSGTDEERARLQRAHLDNIGRLAKEGKLVLAGPFLNDGELRGIYLFDVKTVEEARALTESDPAIKAGSLVMELVPWYGSAAITQLPELHEKFAKKPI; encoded by the coding sequence ATGGGATTGCAAAAGACACGCCTTGTAAAATCGAGCGTATACCTTTTATCTGCTGCGGCAGTAGCTATTGCGATGAATCTGGCGACACCGCTAGCTTCGCTGGCGGAATACGATGAAGCACTCGCGGCTAAAGTGGGCGCCGATGAATACGGCATGAAATCTTATGTGATGGCGTTTTTAAAGAAAGGTCCGAACCGCAGCGGCACCGACGAAGAGCGGGCAAGGCTGCAACGGGCACATCTTGATAATATCGGCCGCTTGGCCAAAGAAGGAAAGCTGGTGCTGGCCGGCCCATTTTTAAACGATGGTGAGCTGCGCGGTATCTATCTTTTTGATGTGAAGACTGTGGAAGAGGCCAGGGCGCTTACAGAAAGCGATCCGGCCATAAAAGCGGGTAGCCTGGTGATGGAGCTGGTGCCTTGGTATGGTTCGGCCGCCATTACTCAGCTGCCTGAATTACATGAGAAGTTTGCCAAAAAACCGATCTGA
- the yfaE gene encoding class I ribonucleotide reductase maintenance protein YfaE, producing the protein MKMSSPTLIFKKAPIVSLQGQPVLLFNGQQQSLLEALEIKKVRVFSECRSGFCGACKTKVLSGSVTYFTEPLAALSADECLPCCCVPESDLNLALSPKGADTVVHSQALNARAKAVLVD; encoded by the coding sequence ATGAAAATGAGTTCTCCGACTTTGATCTTTAAAAAGGCGCCTATCGTCAGCCTTCAGGGACAACCCGTGCTGCTGTTCAATGGACAGCAGCAGTCTCTGCTGGAGGCTCTCGAAATCAAAAAAGTCCGCGTATTCTCTGAATGTCGAAGCGGATTTTGTGGTGCCTGTAAGACCAAGGTGCTCAGCGGATCTGTAACCTATTTTACCGAGCCACTGGCAGCGCTTTCTGCAGACGAATGCCTGCCCTGCTGCTGCGTACCTGAGTCTGATTTAAATTTGGCGCTCAGTCCCAAGGGCGCCGATACAGTGGTGCATTCCCAGGCACTCAATGCCAGAGCCAAGGCGGTTTTGGTAGACTGA